The Vicia villosa cultivar HV-30 ecotype Madison, WI unplaced genomic scaffold, Vvil1.0 ctg.003061F_1_1, whole genome shotgun sequence genome includes a window with the following:
- the LOC131640329 gene encoding uncharacterized protein LOC131640329 gives MGLSFKINNNFSAAKSKQKIATTTKIKESQTRTEVKSKSKSSWRKMWFIYVCEEEEKELGRQQASGSCPYCGGKVEAMDVEMQWRFCFLPMCFKIKRNYFCTSCARRLELKY, from the coding sequence ATGGGTCTTTCTTTCaaaattaacaataatttttCTGCAGCTAAATCTAAGCAAAAGATAGCAACCacaacaaaaatcaaagaatcTCAGACAAGAACAGAAGTGAAATCGAAGAGCAAATCTAGTTGGAGAAAAATGTGGTTTATTTATGTGTGTGAGGAAGAAGAGAAGGAATTGGGAAGACAACAAGCTTCAGGTTCTTGTCCTTATTGTGGTGGAAAAGTTGAAGCTATGGATGTTGAGATGCAATGGAGGTTTTGCTTTTTGCCTATGTGTTTTAAGATTAAGAGAAATTATTTTTGTACTTCTTGTGCTAGACGTTTAGAATTGAAGTACTAA
- the LOC131640333 gene encoding uncharacterized protein LOC131640333 yields MGLSFKINNSFSAAKSKQKKPTTKSKKSQTTTEVKSKNKSRRKKMWFVYVCEEEEKELGRQQASGSCPYCGGKVEAMDVEMQWRFCFLPMCFKIKRKYFCTSCTRRLELKY; encoded by the coding sequence ATGGGTCTTTCTTTCAAAATTAACAATAGTTTTTCTGCAGCTAAATCTAAGCAAAAGAAACCGACAACAAAAAGCAAAAAATCTCAGACAACAACCGAAGTGAAATCGAAGAACAAATCTAGGAGGAAAAAAATGTGGTTTGTTTATGTgtgtgaagaagaagagaaggaaTTAGGAAGACAACAAGCATCAGGTTCTTGTCCTTATTGTGGTGGGAAAGTTGAAGCTATGGATGTTGAGATGCAATGGAGGTTTTGTTTTTTGCCTATGTGTTTTAAGattaagagaaaatatttttgtaCTTCTTGTACTAGACGTTTAGAATTGAAATATTAG